One window from the genome of Rhodospirillales bacterium encodes:
- a CDS encoding fasciclin domain-containing protein, which yields MFRKVSVMAVGAMMAATAMVEAGMHGSKDIVDTAVSDGNFMTLIAAVEAAGLVETLQGDGPFTVFAPTDEAFARLPEGTVEDLLKPENREMLVAVLTYHVVPGKVMSGDIAGKQINAATVQGEDLSIDATDGVEVNEAKVIVADIKTSNGVIHVIDTVLIP from the coding sequence ATGTTCAGGAAAGTCTCTGTGATGGCTGTCGGTGCGATGATGGCTGCGACCGCCATGGTTGAGGCCGGTATGCACGGCAGCAAGGACATTGTCGACACCGCCGTGTCCGACGGCAACTTCATGACCCTGATTGCCGCGGTTGAGGCTGCCGGCCTGGTCGAGACACTGCAGGGTGACGGCCCATTCACGGTGTTCGCGCCGACCGATGAGGCCTTCGCCAGGCTGCCGGAGGGCACGGTCGAAGACTTGCTGAAGCCGGAGAACCGCGAGATGCTGGTTGCCGTGCTGACCTATCACGTTGTGCCGGGTAAGGTGATGTCGGGCGATATCGCCGGCAAGCAGATCAATGCCGCCACCGTTCAGGGTGAGGACCTCTCGATCGACGCCACCGATGGTGTCGAGGTCAACGAAGCGAAGGTGATCGTGGCCGACATCAAGACCTCCAACGGTGTCATCCACGTCATCGACACCGTTCTGATCCCCTGA
- a CDS encoding heme-binding protein, which translates to MRTIVTLAASVLIVGCSVVGDHGDLETPPYEVMARLTDEAEVRRYGNRLAVQAVVPGGDSEGARNTAFRLLFDYITGANEGETGIAMTVPVETVSEPTGIAMTAPVETGIEENGSMTMRFFLPARYNAQNAPRPTDDRVSIVTLPGQTMAVLTFSGSRSEAAIDRREVELLALLEVRGMTTTGETVSYFYDPPWTLPWFRRNEVAVEISPPVS; encoded by the coding sequence ATGAGAACGATCGTCACCCTGGCCGCATCGGTCCTGATCGTCGGCTGTTCGGTCGTCGGAGACCATGGCGATCTCGAGACGCCGCCTTACGAGGTGATGGCACGCCTCACCGACGAGGCCGAAGTCCGACGCTACGGCAACCGCCTCGCCGTACAGGCCGTGGTGCCCGGCGGCGATTCCGAAGGTGCTCGCAACACGGCCTTCCGCCTCCTGTTCGATTACATCACCGGCGCCAACGAAGGCGAAACCGGGATCGCCATGACGGTGCCGGTCGAGACGGTTTCGGAGCCGACCGGGATTGCCATGACGGCGCCCGTCGAGACGGGTATCGAAGAGAACGGGTCCATGACGATGCGTTTCTTCCTGCCTGCACGCTACAACGCGCAGAACGCCCCGCGCCCGACCGACGATCGGGTCTCGATCGTCACGCTGCCAGGCCAGACAATGGCCGTGCTGACCTTTTCGGGTTCGCGGTCCGAAGCGGCCATCGACAGGCGTGAAGTCGAGCTGCTGGCACTGCTTGAGGTGCGCGGCATGACGACGACGGGAGAAACGGTCAGCTACTTCTACGACCCGCCGTGGACGCTGCCCTGGTTCCGTCGCAACGAAGTGGCGGTCGAGATCAGCCCGCCGGTCTCGTGA
- a CDS encoding SDR family oxidoreductase produces the protein MASLRSLRDGYSALIVGASGAIGHGFAVALANDPRCNRLVTTARGAITTGEGHRTLDLENEDDIAALASALRRDDTPLDLVIVATGMLHDGADVMPEKRWREIDPGTLERLFRINTIGPAMLAKHLLPCLARDRKAVFAALSARVGSIGDNELGGWYGYRASKAALNMILSCAAIELARSWPHAVCIGLHPGTVESPLSEPFLRSGKRHIFQPDDATRRLLAVVDRLQPSDSGRVFAWDGTSVPP, from the coding sequence TTGGCGTCGCTGCGCAGCCTGCGTGACGGTTACAGCGCACTGATCGTCGGCGCTTCGGGTGCCATCGGGCATGGCTTTGCCGTGGCGCTGGCGAACGATCCGCGATGTAACAGGCTGGTGACAACGGCGCGCGGGGCGATCACGACCGGTGAGGGGCATAGAACTCTCGATCTCGAAAACGAAGACGACATCGCCGCACTTGCATCCGCCCTGAGACGTGACGATACGCCGCTCGATCTGGTAATCGTCGCCACCGGTATGCTTCACGACGGTGCGGACGTCATGCCGGAGAAGAGATGGCGGGAAATCGATCCGGGAACGTTGGAGCGCCTGTTCCGTATCAACACGATCGGACCGGCCATGCTCGCGAAACACCTGCTGCCGTGCCTTGCGCGGGATCGGAAGGCTGTGTTTGCCGCGTTGTCGGCCCGCGTCGGAAGCATTGGCGACAATGAGCTGGGCGGCTGGTACGGCTATCGCGCGTCGAAGGCGGCGCTCAACATGATCCTGAGCTGCGCCGCCATCGAGCTTGCACGGTCGTGGCCGCATGCGGTGTGTATCGGGCTGCATCCCGGCACTGTCGAGAGCCCCCTTTCAGAGCCCTTTCTGCGCTCGGGAAAACGCCACATTTTCCAACCTGACGACGCGACGCGACGTCTGCTTGCTGTCGTCGATCGCCTGCAGCCATCGGATTCAGGGCGGGTCTTCGCCTGGGACGGAACATCCGTCCCTCCCTGA
- a CDS encoding LysE family translocator, translated as MEFSAWLQIALVCAMGAISPGPSLAVMVRNVRAGGRMQGVMAALGHGLGITFYAFAAVTGLAVVMLAWPPLQEVALWSGAALLVWIGLSLWRVSLKPGAGDVGEHAPSPPGRRGFAEGFAIAFINPKIAAFFLALFSPFVGEAGPWSAKVLVAVTAGAIDTLWYLIVALLLTGSGVLPWLRRNGVLIDRILGTLLFLVAFGLVLDARLSAG; from the coding sequence ATGGAGTTCAGTGCCTGGCTGCAGATCGCGCTTGTGTGCGCCATGGGTGCGATATCTCCGGGACCGAGTCTTGCTGTCATGGTGCGCAACGTGCGTGCGGGCGGACGGATGCAGGGTGTCATGGCAGCCCTCGGGCACGGTCTTGGCATCACGTTCTACGCGTTTGCCGCCGTCACCGGTCTCGCCGTTGTCATGCTGGCCTGGCCGCCCCTGCAGGAGGTCGCACTCTGGTCCGGTGCCGCACTGCTTGTCTGGATCGGCCTCTCGCTTTGGCGCGTCAGCCTGAAACCGGGCGCGGGCGACGTGGGCGAGCATGCGCCGTCGCCCCCGGGCCGGCGCGGCTTCGCGGAAGGGTTCGCCATCGCCTTCATCAATCCGAAGATCGCTGCCTTCTTCTTGGCGCTCTTCAGCCCGTTCGTTGGTGAGGCGGGCCCCTGGAGTGCGAAGGTCCTGGTCGCCGTCACGGCGGGTGCGATCGACACGCTCTGGTATCTCATCGTCGCGCTGCTGCTGACTGGTTCGGGCGTGCTCCCATGGCTCCGGCGCAACGGCGTCCTGATCGACCGCATCCTCGGTACCCTGCTGTTCCTCGTCGCCTTCGGCCTGGTCCTGGACGCCCGGCTCTCCGCCGGCTGA
- a CDS encoding gamma-glutamyltransferase, translating to MQVAGQQDWRNEADSARGVMHGMALGDAVTAPKVHSQSTETFVDERLPDNVKASLAAMGHRIWEQRDHPGLNAFRRVCAVSRETDDSRLHGASFPGWRCDAMAI from the coding sequence ATGCAGGTGGCCGGACAGCAGGACTGGCGCAACGAGGCGGACAGCGCGCGCGGCGTCATGCACGGTATGGCCCTGGGCGACGCCGTGACGGCACCGAAGGTTCACAGCCAATCGACCGAAACCTTCGTCGACGAACGCCTGCCCGACAACGTGAAGGCATCTCTGGCCGCCATGGGCCACAGGATATGGGAGCAGCGGGACCACCCCGGCCTCAATGCCTTCCGACGCGTTTGTGCCGTGAGCCGGGAAACGGACGACAGCAGGCTTCACGGTGCCTCATTCCCCGGCTGGCGCTGTGACGCCATGGCCATCTGA
- a CDS encoding EamA family transporter has translation MAIVLLTLVTLTYAGYNLFVKASGSHMPAEATTTILATLCLQAGAVTTATAFLVYLNLQGGHTFKLSQPAYIYAVAAGVCIGAAEVCYFYIFGGVGGIKPLPANIVIPTVVTGTIVITLIVSFFIFKERLTMMQMIGTAMIVGGIVVMFAEYRGSGHV, from the coding sequence ATGGCGATCGTTCTTCTGACCCTCGTGACCCTGACCTATGCGGGCTACAACCTTTTCGTGAAGGCGTCCGGCAGCCACATGCCAGCCGAAGCGACGACGACGATTCTCGCAACACTTTGCCTGCAGGCCGGGGCTGTCACAACGGCCACGGCCTTTCTTGTCTATCTCAACCTGCAGGGTGGGCACACGTTCAAGCTCAGCCAGCCTGCCTATATCTACGCCGTCGCGGCGGGCGTCTGCATCGGCGCGGCGGAGGTCTGCTACTTCTACATCTTCGGCGGTGTCGGCGGGATCAAGCCGCTGCCGGCCAACATCGTGATCCCGACCGTGGTCACGGGCACGATCGTGATCACACTGATTGTCTCCTTCTTCATCTTCAAGGAACGGCTGACGATGATGCAGATGATCGGTACCGCGATGATCGTCGGCGGGATCGTGGTTATGTTCGCCGAGTATCGCGGAAGCGGGCATGTGTAA
- a CDS encoding BCCT family transporter — MSNQDLVAQSGIFKGLHSGMGIAAKAMVVVFVIFTALNVEFANGIYSGVRGWIESALNWYYISAVTVMLFVCFYLMFSKFGHVKLGDDDSKPEFSNFSWFAMLFSAGVGIGLLFFGIAEPMFYFDNTEPWGYPNNPFADQMGAAAAEMNEQRAIAAMRVTYFHWGFHGWAVYVMIGLCLAYFGFRKKLPLTLRSALYPIIGDKIYGPIGHAVDLLAVFGTVFGVATSLGLGVSQMAAGLNHLFGIDAGITTQVILIGVISVVATLSAVSGVGNGIRIISEWNIWLSVALLAFFMFGGPFGWLMGFFVTTAGDYLWNVIPMGFQTFNSSGDAAWQGGWTIFYWGWWISWAPFVGMFIARISRGRTIREFMVGVMFVPTTIAFFWLCIFGGTAMWMEMNAAGGVGTAGIADLVRNWNLPGALYGTIDQVTNLGWLNWIMAALATFLLATWFITSSDSGTLVITTMLSMGDDNPPERFRIVWGLGEGFVAAVLLMAGGLAALQTASIAAALPVSVIMLMMAYGIVKSLHEDPSAAPIPEETSAPDGTRMAQDLHA; from the coding sequence ATGTCCAATCAGGATCTTGTCGCGCAAAGCGGCATCTTCAAAGGTTTGCACAGCGGCATGGGGATCGCTGCGAAGGCCATGGTCGTGGTCTTCGTCATCTTCACGGCGCTCAACGTCGAGTTTGCCAACGGCATCTACTCGGGTGTGCGCGGTTGGATCGAATCCGCGCTCAACTGGTACTATATCAGCGCCGTCACGGTGATGCTTTTTGTCTGCTTCTATCTGATGTTCTCGAAGTTCGGGCACGTCAAGCTGGGCGACGACGACAGCAAGCCTGAATTCTCGAACTTCTCCTGGTTCGCGATGCTGTTCAGCGCGGGCGTCGGCATTGGACTGCTGTTCTTCGGTATCGCCGAGCCGATGTTCTACTTCGACAACACGGAACCCTGGGGTTATCCGAACAATCCGTTCGCCGACCAGATGGGTGCTGCTGCGGCGGAGATGAACGAGCAGCGCGCCATCGCGGCGATGCGCGTGACCTACTTCCACTGGGGGTTCCACGGCTGGGCGGTCTACGTGATGATCGGTCTGTGCCTGGCCTATTTCGGCTTCCGCAAGAAGCTGCCGCTGACCCTGCGCTCGGCGCTCTATCCGATCATCGGCGACAAGATCTACGGACCGATCGGCCATGCGGTCGACCTGCTGGCCGTGTTCGGCACGGTGTTCGGCGTGGCGACCTCGCTCGGTCTCGGCGTCAGCCAGATGGCGGCTGGTCTGAATCATCTGTTTGGCATCGATGCAGGCATTACCACCCAGGTCATCCTGATCGGTGTGATCTCCGTGGTCGCGACGCTTTCGGCGGTGTCGGGCGTCGGCAACGGCATCCGCATCATCTCCGAGTGGAACATCTGGCTCAGCGTCGCGCTGCTGGCGTTCTTCATGTTCGGCGGGCCCTTCGGCTGGCTGATGGGTTTCTTCGTGACGACCGCGGGCGACTACCTGTGGAACGTCATCCCGATGGGCTTCCAGACCTTCAACAGCTCCGGCGACGCTGCCTGGCAGGGTGGCTGGACCATCTTCTACTGGGGCTGGTGGATTTCCTGGGCGCCGTTCGTGGGCATGTTCATCGCGCGCATCAGCCGCGGCCGGACGATCCGAGAGTTCATGGTGGGCGTGATGTTCGTGCCGACCACGATTGCGTTCTTCTGGCTCTGCATCTTCGGTGGCACCGCCATGTGGATGGAGATGAACGCCGCCGGTGGCGTCGGCACGGCCGGTATCGCAGACCTCGTTCGCAACTGGAACCTGCCGGGCGCACTCTACGGCACGATCGACCAAGTCACAAACCTCGGCTGGCTCAACTGGATCATGGCCGCACTCGCGACGTTCCTTCTGGCCACCTGGTTCATCACCTCGTCGGACTCCGGCACGCTGGTCATCACCACCATGCTCAGCATGGGCGACGACAACCCGCCCGAGCGTTTCCGCATCGTGTGGGGCTTGGGCGAGGGCTTCGTCGCCGCGGTGCTGCTGATGGCAGGTGGCCTGGCGGCCTTGCAGACAGCCTCGATCGCGGCGGCGCTGCCGGTCAGTGTCATCATGCTGATGATGGCCTACGGCATCGTTAAGTCGCTCCACGAGGATCCCAGTGCTGCGCCGATTCCAGAGGAGACGTCGGCTCCGGATGGAACGCGCATGGCCCAGGATCTCCACGCCTGA
- a CDS encoding rhodanese-like domain-containing protein, producing the protein MGLKTTVKDMVAAADAEVETVDIETAKGLLGDESVLFVDIRDVRELDREGMIPGALHAPRGMLEFWVDPESPYHKEVFASGKKFVFYCASAWRSALATKALQDMGLEPVAHLGGGFTAWRDAGGEIVERPSKKG; encoded by the coding sequence ATGGGCCTCAAGACCACAGTGAAGGACATGGTTGCCGCTGCCGATGCGGAGGTCGAGACGGTCGATATCGAGACCGCCAAGGGGCTGCTGGGCGACGAAAGCGTACTCTTCGTCGACATCCGGGACGTCCGCGAACTCGACCGCGAAGGCATGATCCCCGGCGCGCTCCACGCACCCCGCGGCATGCTCGAGTTCTGGGTCGACCCTGAGAGCCCCTATCACAAGGAGGTCTTCGCGAGCGGAAAGAAGTTCGTCTTCTACTGTGCCTCGGCCTGGCGCTCGGCACTGGCCACCAAGGCCCTGCAGGACATGGGCCTCGAACCGGTCGCGCATCTGGGCGGCGGCTTCACGGCCTGGCGTGACGCCGGCGGTGAGATTGTCGAGCGGCCATCGAAGAAGGGTTGA
- the galE gene encoding UDP-glucose 4-epimerase GalE produces MRSKVLVTGGAGFVGSHACKALASAGYEPVVYDNLSTGHRDLVRWGPLEEGDILDGALLDTVFSSHEPIAVLHFAALSVVAESVREPERYRRNNVEGSQSLFAAMARHGVGTIVFSSTAAVYGEPDVVPIHEDVALAPINPYGETKLAIERALAASDLKWMALRYFNAAGADADGETGESHEPETHLIPIVLDVALGRRSTITVFGDDYATPDGTCVRDYIHVTDLADAHVAALQHLLAGGDSRALNLGTGSGTSVREIIEIARTVTGHAIPETIGPRRSGDPPVLVCSNRAAGETLGWEPGRGIESQVVDAWRWQQARFGQGFDRSGPCI; encoded by the coding sequence TTGCGTTCGAAAGTTCTGGTTACGGGTGGTGCGGGCTTTGTCGGAAGTCATGCCTGCAAAGCCTTGGCATCGGCGGGCTACGAGCCTGTCGTGTACGACAACCTGTCGACCGGACACCGTGATCTGGTCCGGTGGGGACCGCTCGAAGAAGGCGACATTCTCGACGGCGCCCTGCTCGATACGGTGTTTTCATCGCATGAACCCATCGCCGTCCTGCACTTTGCGGCCCTCAGCGTGGTCGCCGAGTCGGTGCGTGAGCCCGAACGGTACCGTCGCAACAACGTCGAGGGTTCACAATCGCTGTTCGCCGCCATGGCGCGCCACGGAGTCGGCACGATCGTGTTCTCGAGCACGGCTGCGGTCTACGGCGAGCCCGATGTCGTTCCGATCCATGAAGATGTCGCGCTTGCGCCGATCAACCCCTACGGCGAAACGAAGCTGGCGATCGAACGGGCCCTGGCCGCGTCTGATCTCAAGTGGATGGCGCTGCGCTACTTCAACGCCGCCGGCGCCGATGCCGATGGCGAGACCGGCGAAAGTCATGAGCCGGAAACCCATCTGATTCCGATTGTCCTCGATGTCGCGCTGGGTCGCCGGAGCACGATCACGGTGTTCGGCGACGACTACGCCACGCCCGACGGTACCTGCGTGCGCGACTATATCCATGTCACCGATCTCGCCGATGCGCATGTCGCGGCGCTGCAACATCTGCTGGCCGGCGGCGACAGCCGCGCCTTGAACCTGGGCACCGGATCCGGCACGTCCGTGCGCGAGATCATCGAGATCGCGCGTACCGTCACCGGTCACGCCATTCCGGAAACCATCGGACCACGCCGTTCGGGCGATCCGCCTGTTCTGGTCTGCTCCAATCGTGCGGCCGGAGAGACGCTCGGTTGGGAGCCCGGACGCGGAATCGAAAGCCAGGTCGTCGATGCCTGGCGCTGGCAGCAGGCTCGTTTCGGCCAGGGATTCGACCGTTCGGGCCCATGCATCTGA
- a CDS encoding M24 family metallopeptidase — MSDLKDLLVIENGERASGTFSEVEMASRLARLRTHMAEAGLDAVVFTSMHNIHYYSDFLYCSFGRPYALVVTGERATTVAANIDYGQPWRRSGDNLTYTDWRRDNYVRAVQQLAGDAKRIGVEHDHISAENLDKLKTALSGASFENVAPGVMRLRMIKSDEEIALIESAAAIANIGGEASAAAIAPGVAEHEIALAGTNAMVREIARRHPDSEIRDTWVWFQSGINTDGAHNPVTTRRMEAGDILSLNCFPMVAGYYVALERTLFCDHASDAHLRYWEINCEVYDHGLTLIKPGMRCCDIAAELNEIYARHGVLDKRTFGYGHSFGVLSHYYGREAGLELREDIETVLEPNMVVSMEPMITIPEGEPGAGGYREHDILVVTEDGARNITGFPVGPEKNIIKG, encoded by the coding sequence ATGAGCGATCTCAAGGATCTTCTTGTCATCGAAAACGGCGAACGGGCGAGCGGCACGTTCTCCGAAGTCGAGATGGCGAGCCGCCTGGCCAGGCTTCGGACTCACATGGCGGAGGCCGGCCTCGACGCGGTCGTCTTCACGTCGATGCACAATATCCACTACTACTCGGACTTCCTCTATTGCAGCTTCGGCCGTCCCTATGCGCTCGTCGTCACCGGCGAACGGGCCACCACGGTCGCGGCCAACATCGACTACGGCCAGCCCTGGCGCCGCAGCGGTGACAACCTGACCTACACCGACTGGCGACGGGACAACTATGTCCGGGCCGTGCAGCAGCTCGCCGGAGACGCGAAACGGATCGGTGTCGAACACGACCACATCAGTGCCGAGAACCTCGACAAGCTGAAGACGGCCCTCTCAGGCGCATCCTTCGAAAACGTCGCGCCGGGCGTTATGCGCCTGCGCATGATCAAGTCCGACGAGGAGATCGCCCTGATCGAGAGCGCCGCGGCCATTGCCAACATCGGCGGCGAGGCGAGCGCGGCGGCGATCGCACCCGGCGTCGCCGAGCACGAGATCGCGCTTGCCGGGACCAATGCCATGGTGCGAGAGATCGCGCGCCGCCATCCTGACAGCGAAATCCGGGACACCTGGGTCTGGTTCCAGTCGGGCATCAACACCGACGGCGCCCATAATCCGGTGACGACCCGCCGCATGGAAGCCGGCGACATCCTGTCGCTCAACTGCTTCCCGATGGTCGCCGGCTACTACGTCGCGCTGGAACGAACGCTGTTCTGCGATCACGCCAGCGATGCCCACCTGCGCTACTGGGAAATCAACTGCGAGGTCTACGACCACGGCCTCACGCTGATCAAACCGGGCATGCGGTGCTGCGACATCGCCGCGGAACTCAACGAGATCTATGCTCGTCACGGTGTGCTCGACAAGCGCACCTTCGGCTACGGCCACAGCTTCGGCGTGCTGTCCCACTACTACGGACGCGAAGCAGGCCTGGAACTGCGCGAGGACATCGAGACCGTGCTTGAGCCCAACATGGTGGTCTCCATGGAACCGATGATCACGATCCCCGAGGGCGAACCCGGCGCTGGCGGCTACCGCGAGCACGACATCCTGGTTGTCACCGAAGACGGCGCACGCAACATCACCGGCTTTCCCGTCGGCCCGGAGAAGAACATCATCAAGGGCTGA
- a CDS encoding ABC transporter permease: MALPSYATPLDKAWYISFRVICAAIFAFLIIPILVIIPLSFNSEPYFTYPMPGFSLRWYEEFFTSQQWLLGLKNSIVVGVFATLVASVLGTLAALGLNRAEYPGKSAILAVLISPIIVPIVITAAGMFYFYAKIGLTGSLAGLVFAHATIGVPFVVITVSATLAGFDNNLVRAAASLGASPVRTFQKVTMPLILPGIVSGGLFAFITSWDELVIAIFLATTEEHTLPRRMWSGIREMLSPTIMAVATLLILTSIALMVTMELLRRRTERLRGITN; the protein is encoded by the coding sequence ATGGCCCTTCCGTCCTACGCAACGCCCCTCGACAAGGCGTGGTACATTTCCTTCCGCGTGATCTGCGCGGCGATCTTCGCCTTCCTGATCATCCCGATACTGGTGATCATCCCGCTCAGCTTCAATTCGGAGCCCTACTTCACCTATCCCATGCCCGGGTTCTCGCTGCGCTGGTACGAGGAATTCTTCACCAGTCAGCAATGGCTTCTGGGCCTGAAGAACAGCATCGTGGTCGGTGTTTTCGCGACGCTGGTCGCCTCGGTCCTGGGTACACTCGCCGCGCTCGGTCTCAATCGCGCCGAGTATCCGGGCAAGTCGGCGATCCTCGCCGTACTGATCTCGCCGATCATTGTGCCGATCGTCATCACGGCGGCGGGCATGTTCTATTTCTACGCCAAGATCGGCCTGACCGGCTCGCTTGCGGGCCTGGTCTTCGCCCATGCAACGATCGGCGTGCCCTTTGTGGTGATCACCGTGTCGGCGACGCTGGCCGGCTTCGACAACAACCTGGTGCGCGCTGCCGCGAGTCTTGGCGCCAGCCCGGTACGAACGTTCCAGAAGGTCACGATGCCGCTGATCCTGCCGGGTATCGTCTCGGGCGGTCTCTTCGCTTTCATCACGTCCTGGGACGAGCTGGTCATCGCGATCTTCCTCGCCACCACGGAGGAGCACACGCTGCCCCGACGTATGTGGTCAGGCATCCGCGAGATGCTCTCGCCGACGATCATGGCGGTTGCCACCCTGCTGATCCTGACCTCAATCGCCCTGATGGTGACCATGGAGCTGCTGCGCCGCCGCACCGAGCGCCTGCGCGGCATCACGAACTGA
- a CDS encoding ABC transporter permease — MASTADTDVMMAADGVPLKIKLRRAERMKKVWALVLVAPLFIFIMVGFVIPIISLLTLSVEDPEVSEALPRTAEAFSEWDGQGLPSPELMKIFAEELSEAERGEFGRVSKRLNYDISGFKSMLKRTARASDELALLPLDEIHQGFIDLDEDWNDPQYWATIKNASSYLSDYYMLWALDLKRDEEGSITSVDEGRAIYFEVLIRTVEISFAVTLLCFLLGLPIAYLLATLPARKSNLLLILVLLPFWTSLLVRTTSWLVLLQNEGLVNDAAIWIGLWNEPQELIRNRFGVYVAMVHILLPFMVLPMYSVMKTINPWHMRAAASLGAPGWKAFLKVYFPQCLPGVGAGTLLVFILSLGYYITPALVGGPNDQMISYWIVQNMNTLANWGLGAALSMVLLVLTMVMFFIYNRFVGIDRLKVN; from the coding sequence ATGGCTTCCACGGCTGACACCGATGTCATGATGGCCGCCGATGGCGTGCCCCTGAAGATCAAGCTTCGCCGCGCCGAGCGCATGAAGAAGGTCTGGGCGCTCGTACTTGTTGCGCCGCTGTTCATCTTCATCATGGTCGGGTTCGTCATCCCGATCATCTCTCTGCTGACGCTGTCGGTTGAGGACCCCGAGGTTTCGGAGGCCCTGCCGCGAACGGCCGAGGCATTCAGCGAATGGGATGGCCAGGGCCTTCCGTCGCCCGAACTGATGAAGATCTTCGCCGAGGAGTTGTCCGAGGCGGAGCGTGGCGAATTCGGCCGCGTTTCCAAGCGACTGAACTACGATATCTCGGGCTTCAAATCGATGCTCAAGCGGACGGCGCGCGCCTCCGACGAGCTTGCCCTGCTGCCGCTCGACGAGATCCATCAGGGTTTCATTGACCTCGACGAGGATTGGAACGATCCGCAGTACTGGGCGACAATCAAGAATGCCTCTTCGTACCTCTCTGACTACTACATGCTTTGGGCGCTCGATCTCAAGCGCGACGAAGAAGGAAGTATCACGAGCGTCGACGAGGGCCGGGCGATCTACTTCGAGGTGCTGATCCGCACCGTCGAGATCAGCTTCGCCGTGACCCTGCTGTGCTTCCTGCTCGGTCTGCCGATCGCCTACCTCCTGGCGACGCTGCCGGCGCGCAAGAGCAACCTGCTTCTGATTCTCGTGCTGCTGCCATTCTGGACGTCCCTGCTCGTGCGCACAACCTCCTGGCTCGTGCTGTTGCAGAACGAAGGGCTGGTCAACGACGCGGCAATCTGGATCGGCCTTTGGAACGAGCCGCAGGAACTGATCCGCAACCGTTTCGGCGTCTATGTCGCCATGGTGCATATCCTTCTGCCGTTCATGGTCCTGCCGATGTATTCGGTCATGAAGACCATCAACCCGTGGCACATGCGCGCGGCGGCTTCGCTCGGCGCACCGGGCTGGAAGGCTTTTCTTAAGGTCTACTTCCCGCAATGTCTGCCGGGCGTGGGTGCCGGCACCCTGCTCGTCTTCATTCTGTCGCTCGGCTATTACATCACACCGGCGCTGGTGGGCGGTCCGAACGATCAGATGATCAGCTACTGGATCGTGCAGAACATGAACACCTTGGCGAACTGGGGTCTGGGAGCCGCACTCTCGATGGTGCTGCTGGTCCTGACCATGGTGATGTTCTTCATCTACAACCGCTTTGTCGGCATCGACAGACTGAAGGTGAACTGA